TTCAGATCGAACGAGAGCTCCCCCATGAACACATCCATCGGTTTGGACCTGCTGATGTTTTTCGATGAGGTAGCTGATTTCGTTCTTTCTTTAGAGATGAATGTTCACttgttgcagttttgttttcgCACCTTGACATCTGAATCCCTCTCCAAACGCCCTGCCAGGGGGTGTTCTACGAGATCGACAGCAAAAACCAGAGCTGTGAGAAGAAATCCTTGCAATGCAGCCTGCACCCTCTGGATATTCCAGACGACGCGTCATTTCATGCTACGTACAACGCTGGGAGTCCCTCCATCGAAGGAGAGGGGTTAAAAGTCAACGTGTGGACAGGGTCGATGGCGGCCTCGAAAGGTGAGGGAGACGCTGTAAAATAATACACGTGCCTTCGTTTGCGACGCAGTTGCAGAACTCTAATCTGAGTGTTTTCCATCCGCTCTCGTTTTCAAGGCCGTTACATCATGTCGGTAACCATGGGATGTCTGCCCGTCTCCACTTTCTACATCTGTGACTCCACAACATTCTTATTCAggtttgtgatttttttcaattgGGAAAAGATGTTAACTAATAACGATATCACCATCAAACTTCCCCAGTTGATAACTTCAGGAATTATCTAATGAAATATGgatgagttcacacacacacacacacacaca
This sequence is a window from Acanthopagrus latus isolate v.2019 chromosome 13, fAcaLat1.1, whole genome shotgun sequence. Protein-coding genes within it:
- the epd gene encoding ependymin is translated as MYAAVTLFVFMCLTATTHADHHHQPCHSPNMTGFMSVWTLKGDVKAFGAFTYDSMGKKLRFRSNESSPMNTSIGLDLLMFFDEGVFYEIDSKNQSCEKKSLQCSLHPLDIPDDASFHATYNAGSPSIEGEGLKVNVWTGSMAASKGRYIMSVTMGCLPVSTFYICDSTTFLFSLADVETEIKDPDLLTVPSFCVGQPLEETPEGTVNSFLNEFM